One segment of Purpureocillium takamizusanense chromosome 7, complete sequence DNA contains the following:
- a CDS encoding uncharacterized protein (COG:S~EggNog:ENOG503NZY6), which yields MATEAPSPAASQSRPTRGRGRGGRGGGRGRGGGRGGKAKTTTTKDYKVVPRGIFNSRGRVKTFVQSRPQASFDRQRHLKDTFRAVCKNMKPALEELASRTIGRLNGRKDAYKDYDETPKVKAALDARLAEVKQQEEIRHTLGVKMAKRRLEAEEMVAQLQYQNGLDELYDECYDGMLERLRLLETMHARGLPVDVRDDRYEYRVISDDHLDNEFGVYHEYKDGILVPYPARVEGTQRWKEGQQSKEDAKADKAAKAAALKEKNNTTRGRGAPKRKPQDQPEDAPTPKKATRTSARLAAAGLSETGAAKGLLAADEEASAPFGTETPDAEDSTPGSPDQEEGSASNATEGLFLPKSATDADDFGLRSCEWRHDGVNVVHNRFILPQYFRFGDGEIGFSDSRNSKEHQRKKQAAANPFTGKPNSGAFYFDHRIVDYDSSHLTARSLDQELVTKHGLHPTTGLFLAESKNGKEPARPYVLPGKPVVYIANPSGRIAHASRSFQVTTTQRSVEEAPDRSDMRSVLRKFCKKNEIDPEVMDLMGYTLSDEQLRAKSLGTAELNADQTQSASEETTSEVENTIEPPAAAETDERDDGVTGLSILTYATAVCQAEDLSRAAPAVAKSSRYDAIRDVFTSSKPDPTPKQDAGSYGMNMLAQICNVEPPMSGSTSNISHAALAAALTQGQTLQASAASTAAADTHVASSNVLAHDQHKSHDHTTHYVQQQETTPSTLEPQHEHAVQQRGNALPPPIQQPDRGMMAPVMSHERGVQPQDRSQHDRSLMPQMPQQDSGMMPPVHPQDSRMMQHHAGQQVGTMMPHPDARHTEYLHQQQPSHHSGHPIQEDQHFRAPSFSHPDAREPPYPSIRPGDQAYDHRGMATYAGEAQQAASHVYGSQPRWDATPQPGPAPVVPAVAPSHQYPPLPQPTLGGTTPSRIPFSLNASADPLPPLRPTRGRFQMMTSEDNVHEQNMRPEADYYPGGHHRGYPRGYPEPQASQQPLAPERILPNPQQQGQQPFMGSPPPPGFVHQQQPMAHSPTLGSLSAMPGQSIQQSPPGTPHGTAHHHRSTPSGDASNGKYRKLQPAPVPPHRASWTNKPELKTILYDPKETGSSAALPSSGPTTIRGWNVNQPRKRSKQERADAANDREDSR from the exons ATGGCAACTGAggccccgtcgccagcggcctCGCAGTCCCGCCCTACCAGGGGCCGGGGcagaggcggccgtggcggaggcagaggtcgaggaggcggccgcggcggaaaGGCCAAGACCACCACTACCAAAGACTACAAAGTCGTTCCCCGCGGCATCTTCAACTCGCGTGGCAGAGTTAAGACCTTTGTCCAATCGCGTCCCCAAGCGTCCTTTGaccgccagcggcacctGAAGGACACGTTCCGCGCGGTATGCAAGAACATGAAGCCCGCCTTGGAGGAGTTGGCCAGCCGTACAATCGGCCGCTTGAATGGCCGAAAGGATGCCTACAAAGACTACGACGAGACACCAAAAGTCAaagccgccctcgacgcgaggctggccgaggtcaagcagcaggaggagatcCGCCATACCTTGGGGGTGAAGATGGCAAAACGCAGACTGGAAGCCGAGGAAATGGTTGCCCAGCTGCAATACCAG AACGGACTCGATGAGTTGTATGATGAGTGCTACGACGGCATGCTCGAAAGACTTCGCTTGTTGGAGACCATGCACGCAAGGGGCCTTCCTGTCGAC GTCCGTGATGATCGTTATGAGTACAGAGTCATCTCTGACGACCACCTTGACAATGAATTTGGCGTCTATCATGAGTACAAGGATGGCATTCTCGTGCCTTATCCAGCTCGAGTGGAAGGTACTCAACGATGGAAGGAAGGCCAGCAGTCCAAGGAGGACGCCAAAGCCGACAAGGCTGCCAAGGCCGCGGCACTCAAAGAGAAGAACAACACCACCAGAGGCCGTGGAGCTCCCAAGCGAAAGCCCCAAGATCAGCCCGAGGATGCAccgacgcccaagaaggCCACTCGGACCTCTGCCCGCCTCGCAGCTGCCGGTCTCTCCGAGACTGGTGCCGCCAAGGGCCtgcttgccgccgacgaggaggcttCTGCTCCATTTGGGACTGAGACGCCCGACGCTGAGGATTCCACGCCAGGATCCCCAGACCAGGAAGAAGGGTCCGCGTCGAATGCCACTGAGGGCCTCTTCCTGCCCAAGTCAGCGACCGACGCTGATGACTTCGGCCTTCGCTCCTGCGAATGgcgccacgacggcgtcaacgtcGTCCACAACCGCTTCATTCTACCTCAGTACTTCCGGTTTGGCGATGGGGAGATTGGCTTCAGCGACTCTCGCAATTCTAAGGAACATCAGCGCAAGAAGCAGGCAGCTGCAAATCCCTTCACCGGGAAGCCGAATTCTGGGGCCTTCTACTTCGATCACAGAATCGTGGACTACGACTCATCTCATCTCACGGCCAGAAGCCTTGATCAAGAGCTTGTGACCAAACATGGCCTTCATCCCACGACCGGTCTGTTCCTTGCCGAGAGCAAGAATGGAAAAGAGCCCGCTCGACCTTACGTCCTGcccggcaagcccgtcgtcTATATTGCCAACCCCTCTGGACGGATTGCACATGCTTCCCGGTCCTTCCAAGTCACAACCACTCAACGCAGCGTTGAGGAGGCTCCCGATCGGTCTGACATGCGATCCGTCCTTCGCAAGTTCTGCAAGAAGAACGAAATTGACCCCGAGGTCATGGATTTGATGGGCTATACCCTATCTGATGAGCAACTCCGTGCCAAGTCTCTCGGGACGGCGGAGCTCAACGCGGATCAGACCCAGTCTGCATCCGAGGAGACCACTTCTGAGGTTGAAAACACAATTGAgcctcctgccgccgcagaaACCGACGAACGCGATGATGGAGTGACTGGACTCTCCATTCTGACATACGCGACCGCGGTGTGCCAAGCCGAGGATTTATCCCGGGCTGCCCCAGCAGTGGCCAAGAGCTCCCGTTATGATGCCATTCGCGACGTCTTTACGTCGTCCAAGCCCGACCCCACCCCGAAACAGGATGCTGGCTCTTATGGCATGAACATGCTGGCTCAAATTTGCAATGTCGAGCCTCCTATGTCTGGCAGTACATCCAACATTAGCCACGCAGCTCTCGCGGCTGCTCTCACCCAAGGCCAGACGTTGCAGGCTTCTGCGGCGAGCACCGCTGCGGCTGATACTCATGTCGCTTCGAGCAACGTTCTAGCTCACGACCAGCACAAGAGCCATGACCATACTACGCACTATGTCCAACAACAAGAGACAACTCCTTCTACACTTGAACCGCAACACGAGCATGCAGTTCAACAACGCGGCAACGCCCTGCCGCCTCCCATACAACAGCCGGATAGAGGAATGATGGCGCCCGTCATGTCTCATGAGAGAGGAGTTCAACCGCAGGACCGAAGCCAGCACGACCGAAGCCTAATGCCTCAGATGCCGCAGCAAGACAGCGGTATGATGCCGCCGGTGCATCCCCAGGACAGCCGTATGATGCAACACCATGCGGGTCAGCAGGTAGGCACAATGATGCCACACCCAGACGCCAGACATACCGAGTAcctgcaccagcagcagccttcTCACCACAGTGGCCACCCTATTCAGGAGGACCAACACTTCCGAGCTCCGAGCTTCTCGCACCCAGATGCTCGCGAGCCACCTTATCCGTCGATTCGCCCTGGAGACCAAGCTTACGATCACAGGGGAATGGCGACGTACGCGGGAGAAGCACAGCAAGCTGCCTCTCACGTGTATGGCAGCCAGCCTCGTTGGGATGCAACACCACAGCCAGGACCTGCGCCAGTTGTGCCTGCAGTCGCACCTTCGCATCAGTACCCTCCTCTACCGCAGCCTACTCTTGGAGGTACGACCCCGTCGAGAATCCCGTTCTCGCTCAACGCCAGCGCAGATCCATTGCCTCCCCTGCGCCCTACCCGCGGACGGTTTCAGATGATGACATCAGAGGATAACGTGCACGAGCAAAACATGCGACCGGAAGCTGATTACTACCCAGGAGGCCACCACCGTGGATATCCACGTGGATATCCGGAGCCGCAGGCAtcgcagcagccgctcgcACCGGAAAGAATTCTACCTAACCCCCAACAGCAAGGCCAGCAGCCGTTCATGGgatcgccgcctccgccgggATTCgtccaccagcagcagcccatgGCTCATTCCCCGACGCTCGGAAGCCTGTCCGCCATGCCGGGCCAATCTATCCAGCAAAGCCCACCGGGAACACCTCACGGaaccgcccaccaccaccgatCCACCCCGTCCGGAGATGCAAGCAATGGGAAATACCGCAAGctgcagccagcgccagtgCCACCGCACAGAGCCTCCTGGACTAACAAGCCAGAGCTTAAAACCATTCTGTATGATCCTAAGGAGACTGGGTCGTCGGCCGCTTTGCCGAGCTCTGGGCCGACTACCATTAGGGGATGGAATGTTAACCAGCCTCGCAAACGTAGCAAGCAGGAGCGGGCCGACGCTGCCAACGATCGGGAGGACTCCAGATAG